A region of the Brachybacterium sacelli genome:
AGAGCTCCGGGGCGCCGGAGCCGCTGATCGGCACGGCGACGGAGGGGCGCCTGCACGTGATGACGTTCAACATCCGCCTGACGCGCACCAGCGACACCGTCAGCGGGGATCCCGACCACTGGCCCGACCGTCGGCCGATCCTCATCGACCTGCTCGAGCGCGAACAGCCCACGCTGCTGGGCGTGCAGGAGGCCAAGTTCGACCAGCTCTCCGCCATCCAGGAGGCACTGCCGAGCCACGAGTACGTCGGCTACGGCCGCCACGGCGGCAGCAAGGACGAGTACTCCCCGCTGTTCTACGACGGTGAGCGCTTCGAGCTGCTGGCCTGGAACCAGTTCTGGCTCTCGGACACCCCGGACGTGATCGGGTCGGCCACCTGGGGCAACGAGATCAGCCGCATGATCATCTGGGCGCGGCTGCGAGACCTGAAGACCGACACCGAGTTCGCGATGATCAACACTCACTTCGACCACCAGTCGGAGCCGTCGCGGGTCAAGAGCGCCCAGGCCATGGTCGACCTCTTCGAGGGCGGTGAGCTCGACGGGTTGGCCACGCTCGTCACCGGCGACTTCAACTCCCCGGCGGGCGACTCCGAGGCCTACACGACGCTGGTCACGGATGGCCCGACGGTCGACACCTGGGAGACCGCCGAGGAGCAGCTCACCCCGGCCTGGGGCACGTTCGTGGGCTACGAGGAGCCCGAGGAGGGCAGCACGCGCATCGATTGGATCCTGAGCACCGACGAGGTCACCACCCACAGTGCGGCGATCAACGTCTCGACCGACGAGGAGGGTCGCTACCCCTCGGACCACGCCCCGGTCCAGGCGCTGGTGTCGCTCCCCTGAGGGCCTTCACGGGGACCGCTCGGGATGGTAACATCGATAGCTCGTTTGTGAGGCGCCTCACAGAACGACGGGGTGTCCGAGTCGATGTGTAGAAGGGAAGCGAGCACAGTGACCGTGAGGTCCACGTGCACGAAGGCCGCAGCACTTGCGGCAGGACTGATGATGGCCACGGCAGGCGCTGCGCAGGCCGCAGGGCCGTCCGACGCCGAGGGGGACATCTCCACCAAGGGGTTGCCCCAATGCATCGAGGCCTGGGACGACGCCCAGGGCGATGTTCATGTGGTGAACAACTGCAGTTCGTCCTATCGCTACAAGGTGGTGATGGCATTCGCGCCCGATCTCTCGTGCCAGACGGTCAAGGCCGGCTGGGAGCACACGTATGACGATCCCACCGGGCGCTTCGATGGCGTCCAATCCTGCTGAGGTCACGAACCCGACCGACCAGCAGTCACGGGACGAGGGCACGTGCCCGGCGCCGAGCCGGGGGCGTGCCCTCGTCGTGTGTCGGCTCAGCGCTTGTGGTACAGCGAGCGGCGCTGGAAGCGGGGCTCGGAGGTCACCGAGATCCCGAGGTTGCGGAAGATCCCCTCGTCGACCGTGCCCAGGATCGTGGTGGTGTGCACGTCGCAGCCGGAGAGGTTGCGCAGCTCGTCCAGCGCGCTGCGGGCCCGGTCGTCGGAGGCGGCCGAGACCGACAGCGCGATCAGCACCTCATCGGTGTGCAGACGCGGGTTGAGCGAGCCCAGACGCTCGGTCTTCAGCGTCTGGATCGGCTCGATCGAGGAGGGGGAGAGCAGGTGGACGGTGTCCTCGATGCCGGCCAGGGCCTTCAGCGCGTTCAGCAGCATCGCCGCCGAGCATCCCAGCAGCGGTGAGGTCTTGCCGGTGATGATCGTGCCGTCGGCCAGCTGCATCGCCGAGCCCGGCTCCCCGGTGCGCTCCTGCACCTCGAGCGCGGGGCCGACGACGGCGCGGTCCTCCACCGTGCAGCCCGCCTTGCTCATCACCATCGCCACCCGCTGGGAGACGACGTCGTCGTGGTCGCCGATCCGCTCGTCGACCGCGGCCTTGTAGAAGCGGCGGATGATCTCCTGGCGGGCTGCCTCCTGGCACACCTCGTCCTCGACGATGCAGTGCCCGGCCATGTTCACCCCCATGTCGGTGGGGGAGGCGTAGGGGGAGGCACCGGTGAGCTTCTCGAGCAGGGTGCGCAGGAGGGGGAACACCTCGACGTCGCGGTTGTAGCTGGTGACCTGCTCGCCGTAGGCGGCGAGGTGGAACGGATCGATGAGGTTGATGTCGTCGAGGTCGGCAGTGGCGGACTCGTAGGCGAGGTTCACGGGATGCTCGAGGGGCAGGTTCCAGATCGGGAAGGTCTCGAACTTCGCGTAGCCGGCGGGGATCCCGCGCGCATGATCGTGGTAGATCTGCGAGAGGCAGGTGGCGAGCTTGCCCGAGCCCGGCCCGGGCGCGGTGACCACGATGAGATCGCGCTGGGTGGGGGAGTGCTCGTTCGCGCCGAGACCCTGCTCGGAGACGATCCGGGCGGTGTCCTGCGGATAGCCGGGGATGACCCCGTGCCGGGCCACCGTCAGTCCCAGGCGCTCCAAGCGCTCCTTGAAGGCCAGGGCGACCTGGTTGGAGTCCTCGAGCTGGGTGATCACGACGTTCTCGACCAGGAAGCCGTGCTCGCGGAACACGTCGATCAGCCGCAGCACGTCGTCCTCGTAGGTGATCCCGAGGTCCGCGCGGACCTTCTGGCGCTCGAGGTCCTTGGCGTTGAGGCACACCAGGATCTCCAGCTCGTCCTTGAGCCGCTCGAGCATCGCGATCTTGTTGTCCGGGGTGAAGCCCGGCAGTACACGGGAGGCGTGGTGATCGTCGAAGAGCTTCCCGCCCATCTCGAGGTACAGCTTCCCGCCGATCCGGTCGCGGCGCTCCTGGATGTGGCGCGACTGCAGGTCGATGTACTTCTCGCGGTCGAAGCCGATGCCTCCGCTGCCACGGGCCTCCGGGGAGCCGGGGGTGGACTGGACGGGGGTGCGGGATTCCGAGGCGGTCACCCCGGCACGCTAGCACCAGGGCGGTGACGGGGAATCGGGGCGCCTCCGTCGGGCTTCGCGTGTCGGACGCCGAGCCCTGCGCCCGTTCCACCGAAACGTCCCGGCGGCGGTGCGGATCGGGGGAGCCGGTGACGTCGACCCGGTGCGCCGCCCTCGGAACGGTCGGCCGGTGGGCCCGGGGAGTGATCGCCCAGGCAACGAAGGTGATTCGAATCGATGACTCCCGTGGCGGGAGAGTCCATGGCCTGTGCGAACGCTATGACGTCACGTCGGAGCACATCGGCAAGGGAGTCCGCATCGTTGGAATCCCCCTTGCATCGGCCCAGATCGTGCGCCATGATGGCCGACACCGCCGCGCGCGGTCCGCACCGGCGTCGGTGCCACGGATCGCGTCGGGCGCCCAGTTCCCGCTCATCGCCACCGCCGCCGAGCATCCCGTGTCGATACGAATCGACAATAGGGATCGAGACAGAGGAAGCAGGATGACCATGTCCTCCATCCCCGGACCGCCCGGACCGCCCGGATCCGCCGCGAGCGCCCCGCGCCGCAGGCTCCCGGACCGCCCCCTGAGTCGACGCGCCCTCGGGCTCGGCGCCCTCGCCGTCCCCGGACTGCTGGGCCTGGCCGGCTGCGGCTCCGACTCCGGCAGCGACGATCCCCGTGCCCTCCGGATCGTCGACTACTACAACACCCCCGCCGACGACGTCGCGATCAACGGCACCTTCACCAAGTGCGCCGAGGAGCTGGGCCTGACCTTCTCCCGCGAGCGGGTCCCCGGCGACCAGCTGATCGCCAAGGTCCTCCAGATGGGATCCTCGCGCACCCTGCCCGACCTGCTCATGCTCGACAACCCCAACGTCCAGCAGGTCGCGGCCTCCGGTGCTCTCGCCCCGCTCGAGCAGTACGGGATCACCACCGACGGCCTCACCGCCCCGGTCGCCGACCTCGGCAGGTACGACGGGACGCTCTACGGGATCGCCCCGACCGTGAACACCATCGCCCTGTTCTACGACGCGGCCGCCCTCGAGCAGGCCGGCCTCGCACCACCGACCACCTGGGACGAGCTGCGCGAGGCGGCCGAGGCGCTGACCACGAAGGATCGCTACGGTCTGGCCTTCTCCGCGATCGCCAGCTACGAGGGCACCTTCCAGTTCATGCCCTTCATGTGGTCCCACGGCGGCGACGAGACCGACCTCGACGGCGAGGGCGTGATCGGGGCCAGCCGGTTCTGGTCCGACCTCGTGCGCGACGGGCTGGTCTCCCGCTCCGTCGTCAACTGGGGCCAGGGCGACGTCATCGACCAGTTCAAGGCCGGCAACGTCGCGATGGTCGTCAACGGGCCCTGGAACATCGCTGGGCTGGACGCCGACACCCCCGACCTGGACTGGGACGTGGTCACCATCCCTGTGCCCGAGGCCGGGACCGACCCGATCGCCCCGCTGGGCGGCGAGGTGTGGACGGTGCCCGTCACCGGCGACGAGGAGAAGCAGGCCAAGGCCGCCGAGCTGCTGAAGGCCTTCGTCGCCCCGGAGAACCAGCTGTACATGGCCGGGGAGCGATCCACGATCCCGGGGGACGCCGAGGCCGCGCAGGAGTTCGCGCGCGAGCACCCGGAACTGGGCACCTTCGTCGAGCAGGTCTCCACCGCACGCTCCCGCACCGCCCAGCTGGGCCCCGACTGGCCGCGCACGGCCAAGGCGATCTACACCGCCAACCAGCGCGTCCTCGTCGACGACACCGACCCGGCCGAGGCGTTCGACGAAGCCGCCCGGACCGTGAGCTGACGAAGGAGCAGACATGACCACCACCACCCAGCTCGCCGCCCGGGCCTCCGGCCCGGCCACGGCCTCCCGCCGCCGGGCTCGGCGAGGGGACCTCCTGGTCCGCTACGCCTTCGTGCTGCCCGCGGCCGTGTACATGGTCGCCTTCTTCGGCTATCCGATCCTCAAGAACGTCGTGATGAGCTTCCAGGCCTACGACTTCGCGACCTTCTTCAACGGCAAGGCTCCTTTCATCGGCCTGACCAACTACACCGCCACGTTCTCCGATCCCATCTTCCTGCGGGCGCTGGGCAACACGGCCCTGTTCACCGTCGGCTCGATCATCGGCCAGTTCGTGCTCGGTATGGCCCTGGCCCTCTACTTCCGCAAGCAGTTCCCGCTCTCGGGCTTCCTGCGCTCGCTGCTCCTGCTGCCCTGGCTGCTGCCGATGATCGTCTCGGCCGCCGTGTGGCGCTGGATCCTCGAGCAGGACAACGGGGTGCTGAACCGCTTCCTCGAGGGCGTCGGTCTCATCTCCGAGCCGATCCCGTGGCTGGTCAGCTCCGACACCGCCCTGCTCGCCGTGATCATCGTGAACATCTGGCTGGGCATCCCCTTCAACGTGGTGCTGCTGTACAGCGGGCTGCAGTCGATCCCCGACGAGCTCTACGAGGCCGGCCAGCTCGACGGCGCCACCGGCTGGAAGTCCTTCCGGCACATCACGCTGCCGATGTTGCGGCCCGTGGTCTCCGTGGTCCTCCTGCTCGGGGTGATCTACACGATCAAGGTCCTCGACCTCATCATCGGTCTGACCGGAGGCGGCCCCGCCAACGCCACCCAGACGCTTGCCACCCGCAGCTACGAGATGTCCTTCATCGAGTTCGATTTCGGCCAGGGCGCCGCACTGAGCAACATCCTGATCCTGATCGCCCTGGCCTTCGCCATCGTCTACCTGCGCGCGAATGCTCGCGCCGCGAAGAACGGATGACCCCGATGAGCACCGCCACCACCGCTGGCCCCGCCGCGATCCCGACCCCACGATCCCGACGAACCGGCCGCTCCTGGATCCACACCGTGATCGGCATCGTCCTGATCGCGATCATGCTGTTCCCCGTCTACTGGATGCTCAACGCCTCCCTCGCCCCGGCGGGCAACAGCCTGAGCACCCAGTGGCTGCCGCTGAACCCGGACTTCTCCGGGTACTCCCGGGCGATCGCCGACCAGGGTCAGAACCTCATCACCTCCCTGATCGTCGCCATCGGCGCCTGCGTGCTGTCGGTCGCGATCGCCGCCCCCTGCGCGTACGCGCTGGCCCAGTTCAAGATCAAGGGCACCGCCGTGCTCCTGTTCGTCGTGCTGATCAGCCAGATGATCCCCGGCATCGTCATCGCCAATGCGCTGTACACCGTGTACACCCCGTTGGGACTGATCAACTCGATCCCCGGGCTGATCCTCGCCGACGCCTCCCAGGGCATCCCCTTCGCCATCCTCATCATGCGCGCCTACCTCGAGACCTTCGAGACCTCCATCGTCGAGGCCGCCCGGGTCGACGGCTGCGGGCACGTGCGGGCCTTCTGGTCGATCGTGCTGCCGGTCTCGAAGAACTCCCTGATCACTGCCGGGATCTTCTCGTTCCTGTTCGCCTGGAGCGACTTCCTGATGGCGCTGACGCTGACCACCGGCGAGAGCATCCGTCCCGTGACGCTGGGGCTGTACACCTACATCGGCACCAACGACACCGACTGGAGCGCCGTGATGTCCACGGCCGTGCTCTCCTCCCTGCCCGCGGTGATCCTCATGATCGTCGCCCAGAAGTACGTCGCCGCCGGTGCCACCGGCGGGGCCGTGAAATGACCCCCGAACCCGCACCCCCACGGAAGGACACCTCGATGACCACCACGACCACCACGCCCACCACCTCCTCCACAGCTGCCGCGCCGCTGCGCGTGACCGTCTGGGGCGAGAACCGCCACGAGCAGCGTGACCAGCGAGTGCGAGACCACTACCCCGAGGGCATGCACTCCGCGATCCGAGACGCCGTCACCGAGCATCACGGCGAGTCCGTCACCACCCGGATCGCCCTGCTCGATGACCCCGAGCACGGGCTCAGCGAGGAGGTCCTCGCGCAGACCGACGTGCTGACCTGGTGGGGCCACATGGCTCACGACGAGGTCTCCGACGAGGTCGCCGAGCGCGTCCAGAAGCACGTGCTGGCCGGCATGGGCCTGGTGGTGCTGCACTCCGGGCACTGGTCCAAGCCCTTCACCCGCCTCATGGGCACCACCTGCACCTTGCGTTGGCGCAACGAGGCCGACCGCGAGCTGGTCTGGACCGTGAACCCCTCCCACCCCATCGCCGAGGGCGTCCCGCACCCGCTGATCATCGACGAGCAGGAGATGTACGGCGAGCACTTCGACATCCCCGTGCCCGAGGAGCTGGTGTTCGTCTCCTCCTTCAGCGGGGGAGAGGTGTTCCGCTCCGGCTGCACCTTCCGTCGCGGCAAGGGCAAGATCTTCTACTTCAGCCCCGGCGACCAGGACTACCCCGTCTACCAGCATCCCGACGTCCGCCGCGTGATCGCCAACGGCGTGGGGTGGGCCCGTCCCGCGGTCGCCGACCGCGAGGTCCCCTTCCTGGACCGCTACGAGACCGACTGGTTCCTCACCGGCTCCGGTGGGCAGGGCCTGGGCGACGCGGCCGCGGCGGGCAAGAGCGCATGAGCGCGACCGCGATCACCCCGGTCCCCGTCGTCGTGGTCGGCGCCGGCGGCATGGGGAGGACCTGGCTGCGCGTCGTGCTTCAGGCGCAGGAGGCCCGCCTGGTCGGCGTCGTCGACGTGCTCGAGGGCGCCGCGGAGCGGGCGGTCGACGAGCTCGTCCCCGCGGAGCGCCGCACCGAGATCGTCACCGGCACCGACGCCGTCACCGTCGCCCGGCAGGCATCGGCGGAGGCGGTCATCGACGTGACCATCCCGGCCGCCCACCATCCGGTCACGGCCGACGCCCTCCACGCCGGCTACCCCGTGCTGGGCGAGAAGCCCTGCGCGGCGACCCTCGCCGAGGCCGTGTCGCTGGCGGGGCATGCCGAGGCCACCGGGAGGCTGTTCATGGTCTCCCAGTCCCGGCGCAACAACCCCCACCTGCACGAGGCGCGACGGCTCGCCGAGGAGCTCGGCGGGGTCGGCATCGTCGACACCCGTTTCGCCAAGGCGCCCCGCTTCGGGGGCTTCCGTGACGCCATGGAGCATCCGCTGCTGGTCGACATGGCGATCCACGCCTTCGACGCCGGCCGCGTGCTGATCGACGGCAATCCGGTCGCCGTGACCGCCACCACCTACAACCCGAGCTGGAGCTGGTACGCCGGGGACGCGGCGGCGACCGTCGCGATCACCTACGACACCGGCGCCGTGCACACCTACTCCGGCTCCTGGGCCGCCCCGGGACGCGAGACCAGCTGGAACGGCGACTGGCAGCTCAGCTGCGCGAGCGGCAGCGTCCACTGGGACGGTGAGAACCCGCCGACGGCCCAGCCCGAGGTGGGCGAGCAGATCGACGGCCGCGCCCCCTCGGAACGGTCCCGCTGGGAGCTCGACGCCTCGCTGGCCGAGTTCTGCGCCGCGCTGCGCGGTGCGTCCGTCCCCGACTCCGAGGTCCACGGCAACGTCTGGACCCAGGCGATCGTCGAGGCCGCGGTCCGCTCCGCCGACGCCGGACGCCGGGTGCAGCTGGCCGAGGTGCTCGACGAGGCTCTCGCCGAGGCCCGCGAGCTCGATCTCGCGGACGGACGCAGTCACGCCCTCTCGGCGTGGAAGACTGGCATCGCGGGGCTGCGGACCTGGTAGAGAGGTGGACCAGCCGCCGCAGAGAGCAGCACCGGGGACGGGGAGGGAGCCATGGCCGGCAGGAGAGGTGAGCGCAAGAAGCCGCCGACGAGCCAGGACGTCGCGCGCCTGGCCGGCGTCTCGCAGTCCACCGTCAGCTATGTGCTGACCGGCTCCCGCCCCATCTCCGAGACGACGCGGACACGGGTCGAGGACGCGATCGACAAGCTCGGCTACCACCCCAACTCCGGTGCCCGCACCCTGCGCTCCCAGCGCAGCGGTGTGATCGGGCTGATGGTCCCCGAGGCCGACGCCGACGACGGTGTGCTGATGGTCTTCATCGGCGCCATCGCGCGCGAGGCCCAGCGCCATGGCTACGACATCCTGCTGGTCACCGCTCAGGAGGGTGCCCCGGGGATCCGTCGCGTGGTGCGCACCGGGGTGTGCGAGGCGCTGATCCTCATGGAACTCGACCGGCACGACGAGCGCGTCGCCCCCGTCATCGAGTCGGGGCTGCCGTTCGTGACGATCGGCAAGCCGGAGGAGTTCCCGCAGGGTTCGGTCGTCGACCTCGATTTCGAGATGCTGGGCCGGATGGTCGTCGAACGTGCGGTCGAGGAGAGGTGCGACCACCTGCTGCTGTTCGGGGCGCCGGACCGCAAGCGCGAACGCAATGACGTCTCCCGTTTCCTGGCCGGGGTCGAGGACAGCGCGGAGGAGAGCGACCTGGAGGTGGTCCTCGACCACGGACCGCTGTCCGGGGCGCCGGAGCGGGCCCTGCGCATGACCCTGCCGAACCAGCGCACCGCCCTGTCCGGCATCACCGGGGTGCGCCAGGCCCTCTTCGCCATGGCCGCCACCGGTGCGCTCGTGGACGAGACCCGGGTGCTCATCGCCCTCAGCGGCGAAGACCTGGTCGACGTCAGCCCGCTGCTCGCCGCGGTGCCGCAGATCGACCCCCGACGGATAGAGATCAGCGAGATCGCCGTCGCCGAGCTGGTGAGGCTGCTGCGCATCGAGGGGGCCGGACCCCGGATCACGCTGGTAGAGCCGCGCTGGGTCGAGGGCTGATCGGCGCGGTGCCCGCCGCACCGACGCGTCCGGTGGGTTCCGTGACCGGACGGTCAGGACGTGCCAGACTCACGGGCAGGGCCGGTGGTCATCCAGATCACACCCGGCGCCCCTTTCCCCGGATCCTCACGGAGGTCCCCATGCCCGACGTCTCCGCCCCCACCCTGTTCTCCCGACTGGCCGCCGAGTTCCTCGGCACCTTCTGGCTCGTCTTCGGCGGTTGCGGCGCCGCCGTGCTGGCGGCCGGTTTCGTCAACCCCGATGGCACTCACCTGGGCATCGGTTTCCTCGGTGTGGCCTTCGCCTTCGGCCTGACGGTCCTCACCGGGGCGTACGCCCTGGGTCACCTCTCCGGCGGCCACTTCAACCCTGCCGTGACCTTCGGTGTATTCCTGGCCGGTCGGATCGAGGCCAAGGCCGTGCTGCCCTACGTCCTCACGCAGATCGTGGCCGGCATCGTCGCCGCGGCGGTGCTCTTCGTGGTCGCCAGCGGGCAGAGCGACTTCGCGATCGATCCGACGGCGCCGGGCTCCTTCGCCACCAACGGCTACGGGGAACTCTCGCCCGGCGGGTACAGCCTCCTCGCGGCGCTGGTCCTCGAGATCGTGCTGACCGCCGTATTCCTGTGGGTCATCCTCGGGACGACCGACGGACGCGCCCCGGTCGGCTTCGCCCCGCTGGCCATCGGCCTGACGCTGACGATCATCCACCTGGTCGCGATCCCGGTCACCAACACCTCCGTCAATCCGGCCCGCTCCCTGGCCGTGGCGGTGTTCAACCCGGCCGCCCTCGCGCAGGTGTGGCTGTTCTTCCTGGCGCCGGCGATCGGTGCCGCCATCGCGGGGCTCAGCTACAAGATGCTGTTCGCCGCCAAGGAGTGAGCGTGCCGGTGACGACGTGTGACCCGCTCCGCGGCCATGAGCTGGTCACCGAATCCTCGGGTGAGCCCTCCCACACTCTTCTAAGGCATAGTGCGGCTTGGCACGGACATAAGATGGCTGTATGTCTGATGCGCCCACGCCCTTCGACGCCCACCAGATCCTCGCGGCGGTCCTCACCGAGTCCCCGGAGGCCCCGGAGGTGCGCGCTGCCCTGACCGCGCTGCGGCCCGAGGTCCTCGCCCATACCCGCGAGGCCTACGACGCGCTGTACCGCAGCGAGCAGCTGCTCCCTGCTCCGGTGCTGCACGCGCTCGCGGTCGTCGCCGCGGACTGGCAGGGGAGCGGTCCGCTGGCCCAATGGCATGCAGCCCAGGGCGCCGACGCCCGCCTCACCGCCGCCGACCCGATCGCCACGGACCTCCACGGCCTGGGCGCGACGCTTCTGAACGCGCTGCGCGACCACGTCGACCTGCTCTCGATCTCCCCGGCCCTCATCGGCCGCGAGGACCAGGAGCGCCTCCGCGGGGCCGGCGTTGACTCCTCGCTGGCCGTCCTGGTCAGCCAGCTCGTCTCCTTCGAGAGTTATCTCCAGCGGCTCGTCGTGGGCCTGGCCGCCCTGCACGGCGTCGAGGTGCCCACGGCGATCGCGCCGACCCGCAGTCCGCTGACCCGGGGTCGCGCCGCCGCGCACGGTGGCCCCACCGTCACCGGTCGCACCCGCCCGTCGGCCTTCACCCGTGAGGTCCTCCAGTGGGAACCGTGGATCGCCGTGCCCGGCGAGGACGAGCTCACCGAGCACCAGCGCGCGTCCTTCGCCTCCAAGTCCAGCACGAACAGCGTCTACTTCCGGATGCTCTCGCTGACTCCCGGGATCACCACCGCCCGCAGCGCCCTGGACAATGCGATCTTCCTGCCCCGGGACGGCGCTCCCAAGGCCGAGCGCGAGCTCGCTGCGGCCGTGACCAGCAAGGTCAACGACTGCATCTACTGCGCCTCCGTGCATGCCCGGAAGTCCGCCGGATTCTCCCAGCGCGAGAACGACGTCGATGCGCTGCTCGCGGCCGACCTCGTGCGTGACGGCGACTGGATCGCCGCGGACCTCGCCCCGCTGGCCGCCGATCAGGATCCCCGCTGGTCCGCCGTGATCACCGTGGCTGCCGAGCTCTCGCGCCCGCGCCCTCGGCTCACCTCCGCCGATCTCGAGCCGCTGCGCGAGAGCGACCTCACCACGGCCGGGATCGCCGATCTCCTGACCGCCGCCGCCTTCTTCGCCTGGGCCAACCGCCTCATGCTCAGCCTCGGTGAGCCGTCCCTGCCGGACGCCGAGCGTGCCGCCGCCTGACCGCCCCGCCTCACCCCACATCCCGATCCCGTCCGAGGAGCCATGACCTCTGCACTCCGCCGCCGCGCCCTGCTCGGCGCCGCCGTCGCCGCCCTGCCCGTCCTGGGCTTCGCCGCCTGCGGCGAGGTGACCGTGGAGGGTGAGGGAGTCTCCGGCGGCGGCCAGGCCGTCACCCTCGTGGACGACCAGGACCGGGAGGTGGAGCTTCCCGGTCCCGCCCAGCGCGCGGTCGTCCTGAACAGCTACACCAACGAGTTCGTGCGCGCGATCGGCGCGGGGGACAGGGTCGTCGGCGTGGACCGCGCCTCGCTCGACCGCCTGCCGTACCTCTCCCTCGAGGAGGGCGAGGTCATCGCCGAGGGCCTGGATCAGTTGAACTACGAGGCCATCGCACAGCTCGAACCCGACGTGGTGATCCTTCCCCGCAACGCCATCTGGCAGGAGGCCGCCGAGCAGCTCGGGCCCTTCGGCATCCCGATGGTGGTCGCGACCGCCTGGGACACCGAGGTGGTCGAGGATACCATCACCCTGCTGGGGCAGGTGTTCGGCGCCGAGGGCGGGGCCCGGACCGTCCTGGACTTCAAGGACGAGATCACGGGCCTCCTGCAGGATCGCCTCGCCGACGTGCAGGCCGTCCCCGTGTACTTCGAGACCGTCGAGCCGTACCTCACGGCACTGCCCGGCTCCGGGTTCCACACCATGATCGAGGCGGGCGGGGGCACCAACATCTTCTCCGACGCCTCCGGCGGCGACGCCCAGGAGGAGCTGACGGTCGACCCCAGCGAGGTGGTGCTGCGCGACCCGCAGTTCATCGTCCACGAGTTCGAGCCCTCCGCCGAGCCCGTCGACCGCTTCGCGGAGATCCGGGAGAACATCTCCGCCCGGCCCGGCTGGGACGGCATGACCGCACTGCAGCACGGGAACGTCGCGATCGCGAACGGCTGGGCCACCTCCGCCCTCGGCAAGGCCATCGGCGCGCTCTACCTCGGCGCCTGGCTCCATCCCGAGGAGCT
Encoded here:
- a CDS encoding LacI family DNA-binding transcriptional regulator; this translates as MAGRRGERKKPPTSQDVARLAGVSQSTVSYVLTGSRPISETTRTRVEDAIDKLGYHPNSGARTLRSQRSGVIGLMVPEADADDGVLMVFIGAIAREAQRHGYDILLVTAQEGAPGIRRVVRTGVCEALILMELDRHDERVAPVIESGLPFVTIGKPEEFPQGSVVDLDFEMLGRMVVERAVEERCDHLLLFGAPDRKRERNDVSRFLAGVEDSAEESDLEVVLDHGPLSGAPERALRMTLPNQRTALSGITGVRQALFAMAATGALVDETRVLIALSGEDLVDVSPLLAAVPQIDPRRIEISEIAVAELVRLLRIEGAGPRITLVEPRWVEG
- the aqpZ gene encoding aquaporin Z, coding for MPDVSAPTLFSRLAAEFLGTFWLVFGGCGAAVLAAGFVNPDGTHLGIGFLGVAFAFGLTVLTGAYALGHLSGGHFNPAVTFGVFLAGRIEAKAVLPYVLTQIVAGIVAAAVLFVVASGQSDFAIDPTAPGSFATNGYGELSPGGYSLLAALVLEIVLTAVFLWVILGTTDGRAPVGFAPLAIGLTLTIIHLVAIPVTNTSVNPARSLAVAVFNPAALAQVWLFFLAPAIGAAIAGLSYKMLFAAKE
- a CDS encoding peroxidase-related enzyme (This protein belongs to a clade of uncharacterized proteins related to peroxidases such as the alkylhydroperoxidase AhpD.); this translates as MSDAPTPFDAHQILAAVLTESPEAPEVRAALTALRPEVLAHTREAYDALYRSEQLLPAPVLHALAVVAADWQGSGPLAQWHAAQGADARLTAADPIATDLHGLGATLLNALRDHVDLLSISPALIGREDQERLRGAGVDSSLAVLVSQLVSFESYLQRLVVGLAALHGVEVPTAIAPTRSPLTRGRAAAHGGPTVTGRTRPSAFTREVLQWEPWIAVPGEDELTEHQRASFASKSSTNSVYFRMLSLTPGITTARSALDNAIFLPRDGAPKAERELAAAVTSKVNDCIYCASVHARKSAGFSQRENDVDALLAADLVRDGDWIAADLAPLAADQDPRWSAVITVAAELSRPRPRLTSADLEPLRESDLTTAGIADLLTAAAFFAWANRLMLSLGEPSLPDAERAAA
- a CDS encoding ABC transporter substrate-binding protein, producing the protein MTSALRRRALLGAAVAALPVLGFAACGEVTVEGEGVSGGGQAVTLVDDQDREVELPGPAQRAVVLNSYTNEFVRAIGAGDRVVGVDRASLDRLPYLSLEEGEVIAEGLDQLNYEAIAQLEPDVVILPRNAIWQEAAEQLGPFGIPMVVATAWDTEVVEDTITLLGQVFGAEGGARTVLDFKDEITGLLQDRLADVQAVPVYFETVEPYLTALPGSGFHTMIEAGGGTNIFSDASGGDAQEELTVDPSEVVLRDPQFIVHEFEPSAEPVDRFAEIRENISARPGWDGMTALQHGNVAIANGWATSALGKAIGALYLGAWLHPEELEGVDPDEYLTRWVTEFQETRLSDPADYVQGPTS